A stretch of the Osmerus eperlanus chromosome 10, fOsmEpe2.1, whole genome shotgun sequence genome encodes the following:
- the irx3a gene encoding iroquois-class homeodomain protein IRX-3a, with product MSFPQLGYQYIRPIYPPERQGISSARAGTELSPSGALSNVLSTMYGSPFAAAQGYGAFLPYSNDISIFNQLGAQYELKDSPGVQHPGFAHHHPAFYPYGQYQFGDPSRPKNATRESTSTLKAWLSEHRKNPYPTKGEKIMLAIITKMTLTQVSTWFANARRRLKKENKMTWTPRSRTDEEGNVYNSDHEGDEGDKREDEEEIDLENIDTENIENKDDLDDQDDLHADLKLDGRSDSEISDGYEDLQGPDQRFLKAVVKEGKDIHVDRGEHFHHHTFEIKASQPNGEQLKLNPVSINSPPSENNAAPAQKPKIWSLAETATTPDNPRKSPQMNGNSAGPATQTIITPHRLISCPVGKIQNWTNRAFSAHQLALLNSNHYLGLANQASANGLALYSRQTEDKSHSSDTAVTERSSALEAEKKLLKTAFHPVQRRPQNQLEAAMVLSALSSS from the exons ATGTCTTTCCCGCAGCTGGGATATCAGTACATCCGACCGATATACCCACCGGAGCGCCAGGGGATCAGCAGTGCCAGAGCCGGGACAGAGCTGAGTCCGTCTGGGGCACTCTCCAACGTTCTTTCAACTATGTATGGATCACCTTTCGCCGCAGCGCAAGGCTATGGAGCGTTTCTTCCGTATTCAAACGACATTTCCATTTTTAATCAATTG GGAGCCCAGTATGAGCTAAAAGACAGCCCAGGCGTTCAACACCCAGGATTTGCTCACCACCACCCTGCGTTCTACCCCTATGGGCAGTACCAGTTCGGTGATCCATCCAGACCCAAAAATGCGACACGGGAGAGCACAAGCACACTGAAGGCCTGGCTAAGCGAGCATCGCAAGAACCCCTACCCCACCAAGGGGGAGAAAATCATGCTGGCCATCATCACCAAAATGACCCTCACCCAAGTGTCCACCTGGTTCGCCAACGCCAGGAGGAGACTAAAGAAGGAGAACAAGATGACCTGGACTCCCCGGAGTCGCACTGACGAAGAGGGAAATGTTTACAACAGTGACCAtgagggagacgagggggacaagagggaggacgaggaagaaATCGATTTAGAGAACATTGACACGGAAAATATTGAAAATAAGGACGACTTGGATGACCAGGACGACCTACATGCTGATTTAAAATTAGATGGTAGAAGCGACTCCGAGATTTCAGACGGCTATGAGGATTTACAAGGGCCCGACCAGAGGTTTCTAAAGGCTGTGGTGAAAGAGGGCAAAGATATTCACGTGGACCGAGGCGAGCACTTCCACCATCACACTTTTGAGATTAAAGCGTCACAGCCGAACGGTGAACAACTGAAACTGAACCCAGTGTCCATTAACTCTCCACCGTCAGAAAATAATGCTGCTCCAGCTCAAAAACCAAAGATTTGGTCTTTGGCCGAGACAGCAACAACCCCTGACAATCCACGCAAATCTCCACAAATGAACGGCAACTCGGCTGGGCCGGCGACCCAGACGATCATCACCCCTCACAGACTCATCTCTTGTCCTGTTGGGAAAATTCAGAACTGGACAAACCGAGCTTTTTCAGCCCACCAGCTCGCGTTACTTAACTCTAACCATTACCTTGGACTGGCAAACCAGGCTTCGGCGAACGGCCTCGCCCTCTATAGCAGGCAAACGGAGGACAAAAGTCATAGTTCAGACACAGCCGTTACAG AGAGATCTAGTGCCTTGGAAGCAGAGAAAAAGTTGTTAAAAACAGCCTTCCATCCAGTTCAAAGACG GCCCCAGAACCAACTCGAGGCAGCGATGGTTTTatccgctctctcctcctcctag